A section of the Pseudomonas sp. FP453 genome encodes:
- a CDS encoding PAS domain-containing sensor histidine kinase yields the protein MPLRQRLENLPVGQKLLAALLVLLTTVLLVANLTFISAAYWISQESMAPQALQAIGRLVSNPALAAEALESPAKADALLNELTSYSPLRAAALYDGEGNRLAQMQHGDRLHLPDHYRHIEAWRVTEFRSNQIITLPRPGQPSGHLLLVASSELPVAFYTGTLTASLGILIFSVLLWLIIARQIKRLITRPIHELEELSRQVTREENYALRAGRGNHDEIGSLAEAFNTMLSRIEAREQQLKRARDDSQEAYAQAQGLAEETRHTNRKLELEVQVRSKIEKKLTGFQNYLNSIIDSMPSALIALDEQLYVTQWNQEASALSGTRLDEALNQPIFLAFQPLKPYLPQIKATVEQHTVERIERVTWIKDDEPKHYALTFYPLMGGAGRGVVIRIDDITQRLSLEEMMVQSEKMLSVGGLAAGMAHEINNPLGAILHNVQNIRRRLSPDLPKNLEHAEQAGVELEVVNRYLRSREVPQLLDGIQQAGARAAKIVTHMLSFSRRSNRQMAPCDLPALIDQAVEIAGNDFDLTIGFDFKGQAIVRQFDPQLGPVPGTANELEQVLLNLLKNAAQAIHLREDDREPGRIILRTRLNPPWAEIQVEDNGIGMSENVRKRTFEPFFTTKEIGQGTGLGLSVSYFIITNNHKGQMEVHSTLGQGTCFTLRLPLAGSQLPPYELTQLEQ from the coding sequence ATGCCGCTGCGCCAGCGTCTTGAAAATCTACCGGTCGGGCAGAAACTGCTGGCCGCCCTGCTGGTGCTGCTGACCACCGTATTGCTGGTGGCCAACCTCACTTTTATCAGCGCCGCCTACTGGATCTCCCAGGAAAGCATGGCCCCCCAGGCACTCCAGGCCATCGGCCGATTGGTGTCCAACCCCGCCCTGGCAGCAGAAGCCCTTGAGTCACCGGCCAAAGCCGACGCCTTGCTCAATGAGCTGACCAGCTACTCGCCCCTGCGCGCCGCAGCCTTGTATGACGGTGAAGGCAACCGCCTGGCGCAGATGCAACACGGCGACCGTCTGCACCTGCCGGACCACTACCGACACATCGAAGCCTGGCGCGTCACCGAGTTTCGCAGCAACCAAATCATCACCCTGCCCCGTCCGGGCCAGCCGTCCGGACACTTGCTGCTGGTGGCCAGCAGTGAACTGCCGGTGGCGTTCTATACTGGCACCTTGACTGCCAGCCTGGGCATCCTGATTTTCAGTGTGCTGCTGTGGCTGATCATTGCCCGGCAGATCAAACGCCTGATCACCCGGCCGATCCACGAATTGGAAGAACTCTCGCGCCAGGTTACCCGTGAAGAGAACTACGCCCTGCGCGCCGGCCGTGGCAACCACGATGAAATCGGCAGCCTGGCCGAAGCCTTCAACACCATGCTGTCACGCATCGAAGCCCGCGAGCAGCAGCTCAAGCGCGCCCGGGACGATTCCCAGGAAGCCTACGCCCAAGCCCAGGGCCTGGCCGAAGAAACCCGCCACACCAACCGCAAACTGGAACTCGAAGTCCAGGTGCGCAGCAAGATCGAGAAAAAGCTGACGGGCTTCCAGAACTACCTCAACAGCATCATCGACTCGATGCCGTCCGCCCTGATCGCCCTGGACGAGCAACTCTACGTCACCCAGTGGAACCAGGAGGCCAGCGCCCTCTCCGGCACGCGCCTGGATGAGGCGCTGAACCAGCCGATCTTCCTCGCCTTCCAGCCCCTCAAACCGTACCTGCCACAGATCAAGGCCACCGTTGAACAGCACACCGTGGAGCGTATCGAGCGTGTCACCTGGATCAAGGACGACGAACCCAAGCATTACGCCCTGACCTTCTACCCGCTGATGGGCGGCGCCGGGCGCGGCGTGGTGATCCGTATCGACGACATCACCCAGCGCCTGTCCCTGGAAGAGATGATGGTGCAGTCGGAAAAAATGCTCTCCGTCGGCGGCCTGGCTGCCGGCATGGCCCACGAAATCAATAACCCGCTGGGGGCGATCCTGCATAACGTGCAGAACATCCGCCGCCGCCTCTCGCCCGACCTGCCCAAGAACCTCGAACACGCCGAGCAGGCGGGCGTGGAACTGGAGGTCGTGAACCGTTACCTGCGCAGCCGCGAAGTGCCGCAACTGCTCGACGGCATCCAGCAGGCCGGTGCGCGGGCGGCGAAAATCGTTACGCACATGCTCAGTTTCAGCCGCCGCAGCAATCGGCAGATGGCGCCGTGCGACCTGCCCGCGCTGATCGATCAGGCCGTGGAAATCGCCGGCAATGATTTCGACCTGACCATCGGCTTCGACTTCAAGGGCCAAGCCATCGTCCGCCAGTTCGACCCGCAACTGGGCCCCGTGCCCGGCACCGCCAACGAACTGGAACAGGTGCTGCTCAACCTGCTGAAAAACGCCGCCCAGGCCATCCACCTGCGTGAAGACGACCGCGAGCCGGGGCGCATCATCCTGCGCACGCGCCTCAACCCGCCGTGGGCGGAAATCCAGGTGGAAGACAACGGCATCGGCATGAGTGAGAACGTGCGCAAACGCACCTTCGAGCCGTTCTTCACCACCAAGGAAATCGGCCAGGGCACCGGGCTTGGCCTATCGGTGTCGTATTTCATCATCACCAACAACCATAAGGGCCAGATGGAAGTGCACTCCACCCTCGGCCAAGGCACCTGCTTCACTTTGCGCCTGCCCTTGGCCGGCAGCCAACTGCCGCCTTACGAACTGACTCAACTGGAGCAATGA
- a CDS encoding cob(I)yrinic acid a,c-diamide adenosyltransferase codes for MGFRLSKIYTRTGDKGETGLGDGRRVPKDHPRVEAIGEVDSLNSQLGLLLANLEEQCGKHPELKDVIEVLTPCQHRLFDLGGELAMPVYKALNAAEVDRLEAAIDRWNEEVGPLENFILPGGSALIAQAHVCRSLARTAERRCQQLNAIEPLEGVGLAYINRLSDLLFVAARIIAKRQGVAEVLWQAAAKPH; via the coding sequence ATGGGCTTTCGCCTGTCGAAGATCTACACCCGCACCGGTGACAAAGGCGAAACCGGCCTTGGCGACGGCCGCCGCGTACCCAAGGACCACCCTCGGGTCGAGGCGATTGGCGAGGTGGACAGCCTGAACAGCCAGTTGGGGTTGTTGCTGGCCAACCTGGAAGAACAATGCGGCAAACATCCTGAATTGAAGGACGTGATCGAGGTGCTGACACCTTGCCAACATCGCCTGTTTGACCTCGGCGGCGAACTGGCAATGCCGGTGTACAAGGCCTTGAATGCAGCGGAAGTGGACCGGCTGGAAGCGGCAATTGACCGCTGGAACGAGGAAGTCGGGCCGCTGGAGAACTTCATCCTGCCCGGTGGCTCGGCGTTGATCGCCCAGGCCCATGTGTGCCGCAGCCTGGCGCGCACTGCGGAGCGACGCTGCCAGCAGTTGAATGCGATTGAGCCGTTGGAAGGCGTGGGGTTGGCGTATATCAATCGGTTGTCGGATTTGTTGTTTGTGGCGGCGCGGATTATTGCCAAGCGTCAGGGTGTTGCGGAGGTTTTGTGGCAGGCGGCGGCCAAGCCGCACTGA
- a CDS encoding Nudix family hydrolase, with product MKRVHVAAAVIRGVDGRILLARRADSQHQGGLWEFPGGKVEAGESVATALSRELQEELGIQVTTARPLIKVQHDYPDKQVLLDVWEVSAFTGEPHGAEGQPLEWVAARDLPNYEFPAANAPIVAAARLPAEYLITPGELETPTLLRGIQKAIAGGIKLVQLRAPNGYDPKYRDLAVDAVGLCAGKAQLMLKGPFEWLGDFPAAGWHMTSAQLRKYASKGRPLPKDRWLAASCHNAEELALAELMDVDFVTLSPVQPTQTHPDAQPLGWEQAAELISGFSKPVFLLGGVGPAEREKAWEAGAQGVAGIRAFWPEV from the coding sequence GTGAAACGAGTGCATGTAGCAGCAGCGGTGATCCGTGGTGTCGACGGCAGGATTCTGCTGGCGCGCCGCGCCGATTCCCAGCATCAGGGCGGCCTCTGGGAGTTTCCCGGTGGCAAGGTGGAGGCCGGTGAATCGGTCGCCACCGCGCTGTCCCGCGAGTTGCAGGAAGAGTTGGGTATCCAGGTCACCACGGCGCGGCCGTTGATCAAGGTGCAGCATGACTACCCGGACAAACAGGTGTTGCTGGATGTCTGGGAAGTGTCGGCGTTTACCGGCGAGCCACACGGTGCCGAAGGGCAGCCGCTGGAATGGGTCGCAGCGCGGGACTTGCCCAACTACGAATTCCCGGCGGCCAATGCGCCGATTGTGGCGGCGGCGCGTTTGCCGGCCGAATACCTGATCACCCCAGGCGAGCTGGAAACCCCGACGCTGTTGCGTGGCATCCAGAAAGCCATTGCCGGTGGGATCAAGCTGGTTCAACTGCGTGCGCCTAACGGTTACGACCCGAAATACCGTGACCTGGCGGTGGACGCGGTTGGGCTGTGTGCGGGCAAGGCGCAGTTGATGCTCAAGGGGCCATTTGAATGGCTGGGGGATTTTCCTGCGGCCGGCTGGCACATGACCTCGGCGCAACTGCGCAAGTACGCGAGCAAAGGTCGGCCATTGCCGAAGGACCGCTGGCTGGCGGCGTCTTGCCACAATGCCGAAGAACTGGCGCTGGCGGAATTGATGGACGTGGATTTTGTCACGCTATCGCCGGTGCAGCCGACGCAGACTCATCCTGATGCGCAGCCGTTGGGCTGGGAGCAGGCGGCAGAGTTGATCAGTGGGTTCAGCAAACCGGTGTTTCTGCTGGGTGGGGTTGGGCCGGCCGAGCGGGAGAAGGCTTGGGAGGCGGGAGCCCAAGGCGTTGCGGGAATCCGGGCGTTCTGGCCTGAGGTTTGA
- the argJ gene encoding bifunctional glutamate N-acetyltransferase/amino-acid acetyltransferase ArgJ — translation MAVGLGPLPTLHPVAGFELGIASAGIKRPGRKDVVVMRCAEGSTVAGVFTLNAFCAAPVILAKQRVAGTIRYLLTNTGNANAGTGEPGLVAAARTCAKLAELTGVDASQVLPYSTGVIGEPLPVEKIEGALQAALDDLSVDNWAAAATGIMTTDTLPKGASRQFVHDGVTVTVTGISKGAGMIRPNMATMLGYIATDAKVSREVLHSLILDGANKSFNRITIDGDTSTNDCCMLIATGQANLPQITEASGPLFAALKQAVFEVCMDVAQAIVRDGEGATKFVTVEVNGGGNHQECLDVGYTVAHSPLIKTALFASDPNWGRILAAVGRAGVPDLDVSKIDVFLGDVCIASRGARAETYTEAQGSAVMQQEEITIRIELGRGDCSETIWTTDLSHEYVKINAEYRT, via the coding sequence ATGGCTGTTGGTCTTGGTCCTTTGCCCACTTTGCACCCGGTTGCCGGTTTTGAACTCGGTATCGCTTCGGCCGGCATCAAGCGTCCGGGGCGTAAAGATGTGGTGGTGATGCGCTGTGCCGAAGGTTCGACGGTCGCGGGTGTGTTCACCCTCAACGCGTTCTGCGCAGCGCCGGTGATCCTGGCCAAGCAACGCGTGGCGGGCACGATCCGCTACCTGCTGACCAACACCGGCAATGCCAACGCGGGCACCGGCGAACCAGGCCTTGTGGCGGCTGCGCGTACCTGCGCCAAGCTGGCCGAGTTGACCGGCGTCGATGCCAGCCAAGTGCTGCCGTATTCCACCGGTGTGATTGGCGAGCCGCTGCCCGTCGAAAAGATCGAAGGCGCCCTGCAAGCCGCGCTGGATGACCTGTCGGTAGACAACTGGGCCGCCGCTGCCACCGGCATCATGACCACCGACACTCTGCCCAAAGGCGCGAGCCGCCAGTTTGTGCACGACGGCGTGACCGTTACCGTGACCGGCATCAGCAAGGGCGCGGGCATGATCCGCCCGAACATGGCCACCATGCTCGGCTACATCGCCACCGACGCCAAGGTTTCCCGCGAGGTGCTGCACAGCCTGATCCTCGACGGCGCGAACAAGTCGTTCAACCGCATCACCATCGATGGCGACACCTCGACCAACGACTGCTGCATGCTGATCGCCACCGGCCAGGCCAACCTGCCGCAAATCACCGAGGCCAGCGGCCCGTTGTTCGCGGCGTTGAAGCAGGCCGTGTTCGAAGTGTGCATGGACGTGGCCCAGGCCATCGTGCGCGACGGCGAAGGCGCTACCAAATTTGTCACCGTTGAAGTCAATGGCGGCGGCAACCACCAGGAATGCCTGGACGTGGGCTACACCGTGGCCCACTCGCCACTGATCAAGACCGCACTGTTCGCCTCCGACCCGAACTGGGGCCGCATCCTGGCCGCCGTTGGCCGTGCCGGCGTGCCGGACCTGGACGTGAGCAAGATCGACGTGTTCCTCGGTGACGTGTGCATCGCCAGCCGTGGCGCCCGTGCCGAAACCTACACCGAAGCCCAGGGCTCGGCGGTGATGCAGCAGGAAGAAATCACCATCCGCATCGAGTTGGGTCGCGGCGATTGCAGCGAAACCATCTGGACCACCGACCTGTCCCACGAGTACGTGAAGATCAACGCGGAATACCGTACCTGA
- the secA gene encoding preprotein translocase subunit SecA, with translation MFAPLLKKLFGSKNEREVKRMLKTVQLVNGFEEQMVALSDDQLRAKTEEFKARIAKGETLDKLLPEAFAVAREAGKRVMGMRHFDVQLIGGMTLHEGMIAEMRTGEGKTLVATLGVYLNALSGKGVHVVTVNDYLARRDANWMRPLYEFLGLTVGVVTPFQPPEEKRAAYACDITYGTNNEFGFDYLRDNMAFSMDEKFQRELNFAVIDEVDSILIDEARTPLIISGQAEDSSRLYTEINKLIPRLEQHIEEVEGVVTKEGHFSIDEKTRQVELNEAGHQFVEEMLTQIGELAEGESLYSAHNLGLLTHVYAGLRAHKLFHRNVEYIVQDGQVVLVDEHTGRTMPGRRLSEGLHQAIEAKEHLNIQAESQTLASTTFQNYFRLYNKLSGMTGTADTEAFEFHQIYSLAVMVIPPNKPLARKDFNDLVFLTAEEKYAAIINDIKDGMAQGRPILVGTATIETSEHVSNLLNKEGIEHKVLNAKFHEKEAEIIAQAGRPGALTIATNMAGRGTDILLGGNWEVEVASLDNPTPEQIAQIKADWQKRHQAVLESGGLQVIASERHESRRIDNQLRGRAGRQGDAGSSRFYLSLEDSLMRIFASDRVKNFMKALGMQSGEAIEHRMVTNAIEKAQRKVEGRNFDIRKQLLEFDDVNNEQRKVIYHMRNTLLAADNIGETIADFRQDVLNATVSAHIPPQSLPEQWDVAGLEAALKSDFGVDLPVQQWLDEDDHLYEETLREKLMAELLAAYNEKEEQASAEALRTFEKQIVLRVLDDLWKDHLSTMDHLRHGIHLRGYAQKNPKQEYKRESFTLFSELLDSIKRDSIRVLSHVQVRREDPIEEEARLRQEAEALAARMQFQHDEAPGLDAPEVLGEEVDVALAQTPVRNDQKLGRNELCYCGSGKKFKHCHGQIE, from the coding sequence ATGTTTGCGCCTTTGTTAAAGAAACTTTTTGGAAGCAAGAATGAGCGCGAAGTCAAACGCATGCTCAAGACGGTGCAACTGGTCAACGGCTTCGAAGAGCAGATGGTTGCCCTTTCGGACGACCAATTGCGCGCCAAGACCGAAGAGTTCAAGGCCCGCATAGCCAAAGGTGAAACCCTCGACAAGCTGCTTCCCGAAGCCTTTGCGGTCGCCCGTGAAGCCGGTAAGCGTGTCATGGGCATGCGCCACTTCGACGTCCAGTTGATCGGCGGCATGACCTTGCATGAAGGCATGATTGCCGAAATGCGTACCGGTGAAGGCAAGACCCTGGTGGCAACCCTGGGCGTTTACCTCAACGCACTGTCCGGCAAGGGCGTGCACGTTGTGACGGTGAACGACTACCTGGCCCGCCGGGACGCCAACTGGATGCGTCCGCTGTATGAATTCCTCGGCCTGACCGTCGGCGTGGTAACGCCGTTCCAGCCGCCGGAAGAGAAACGCGCGGCCTATGCTTGCGACATCACCTACGGCACCAACAACGAATTCGGTTTCGACTACCTGCGCGACAACATGGCGTTCAGCATGGATGAAAAATTCCAGCGCGAACTCAACTTTGCCGTGATCGATGAAGTCGACTCCATCCTCATCGACGAAGCCCGTACCCCGCTGATCATCTCCGGCCAGGCCGAAGACAGCTCGCGCCTGTACACCGAGATCAACAAGTTGATCCCGCGCCTGGAGCAGCACATCGAGGAAGTGGAAGGCGTGGTGACCAAAGAAGGTCACTTCTCCATCGACGAGAAGACCCGCCAGGTCGAGCTCAACGAAGCTGGTCACCAGTTCGTCGAAGAGATGCTGACCCAGATCGGCGAGCTGGCCGAAGGTGAAAGCCTGTACTCTGCACACAACCTGGGCCTGTTGACCCACGTGTATGCCGGCCTGCGCGCCCACAAGCTGTTCCATCGCAACGTTGAATACATCGTGCAGGACGGCCAGGTTGTACTGGTCGACGAACACACCGGCCGTACCATGCCGGGTCGTCGCCTGTCCGAAGGCCTGCACCAGGCCATCGAAGCGAAGGAACACCTCAACATCCAGGCTGAAAGCCAGACGTTGGCGTCCACCACCTTCCAGAACTACTTCCGTCTGTACAACAAACTGTCCGGCATGACCGGTACAGCCGACACCGAAGCGTTCGAGTTCCACCAGATCTACAGCCTGGCCGTGATGGTGATCCCACCGAACAAGCCGCTGGCCCGTAAAGACTTCAACGACCTGGTGTTCCTGACGGCCGAAGAGAAATACGCGGCCATCATCAACGACATCAAGGACGGCATGGCCCAGGGTCGTCCGATCCTGGTGGGTACCGCCACCATCGAGACTTCCGAGCACGTATCGAACCTGCTCAACAAGGAAGGCATCGAGCACAAGGTCCTCAACGCCAAGTTCCACGAAAAAGAAGCCGAGATCATCGCCCAGGCCGGTCGCCCAGGCGCACTGACCATCGCCACCAACATGGCCGGTCGTGGTACCGACATCCTGTTGGGCGGCAACTGGGAAGTGGAAGTCGCTTCCCTGGACAACCCGACCCCTGAGCAGATCGCCCAGATCAAGGCTGACTGGCAGAAACGCCACCAGGCCGTGCTGGAATCCGGTGGTTTGCAGGTGATCGCTTCCGAACGTCACGAATCGCGCCGTATCGACAACCAGCTGCGTGGTCGTGCCGGCCGTCAGGGTGACGCCGGTTCCAGCCGCTTCTACCTGTCCCTGGAAGACAGCCTGATGCGCATCTTCGCCTCGGATCGGGTGAAGAACTTCATGAAGGCCCTGGGCATGCAGTCCGGTGAAGCGATCGAGCACCGCATGGTGACCAACGCCATCGAGAAGGCGCAGCGCAAGGTTGAAGGCCGCAACTTCGATATCCGTAAGCAACTGCTCGAGTTCGATGACGTCAACAACGAACAGCGTAAAGTGATCTATCACATGCGTAACACGTTGCTGGCCGCCGACAACATTGGCGAGACCATCGCCGATTTCCGTCAGGACGTACTCAACGCCACCGTCAGCGCACACATTCCGCCACAATCCCTGCCTGAGCAGTGGGATGTTGCCGGTCTGGAAGCCGCGTTGAAGAGCGACTTTGGCGTGGACTTGCCGGTTCAGCAGTGGCTGGACGAAGACGACCACCTGTACGAAGAAACCCTGCGCGAAAAACTGATGGCCGAACTGCTGGCCGCGTACAACGAGAAAGAAGAGCAGGCGAGTGCCGAAGCACTGCGCACCTTCGAGAAGCAAATCGTACTGCGCGTGCTGGACGACCTGTGGAAAGACCACCTGTCGACCATGGACCACCTGCGTCACGGCATCCACCTGCGTGGCTATGCCCAGAAGAACCCGAAGCAGGAGTACAAGCGCGAGTCGTTCACGCTGTTCTCCGAGCTGCTGGATTCGATCAAGCGCGATTCGATCCGCGTGCTGTCCCACGTTCAGGTGCGTCGCGAAGACCCGATCGAGGAAGAGGCTCGCCTGCGCCAGGAAGCCGAGGCACTGGCGGCGCGCATGCAGTTCCAGCACGACGAAGCACCGGGCCTGGACGCGCCTGAAGTCTTGGGCGAAGAGGTCGATGTGGCCTTGGCTCAGACGCCAGTGCGCAACGACCAGAAACTGGGCCGCAACGAGCTGTGCTACTGCGGTTCGGGCAAGAAGTTCAAACACTGCCACGGCCAGATCGAATAA
- a CDS encoding DUF721 domain-containing protein encodes MAFRPLIARAPGALLREAKPLKAIFGHAQRLGHLQRLLETQLQPAAREHCHVASWREGNLLLIVTDGHWATRLRYQQKRLQRQLMAFDEFASLMRIQFKVQPPTVQQGAVGHTMDLSENAAETIQATADGISDPGLRAALERLAAHAKPKA; translated from the coding sequence ATGGCATTTCGCCCCCTAATAGCCCGCGCTCCCGGCGCGTTGCTTCGCGAAGCCAAGCCGTTGAAAGCCATCTTCGGCCATGCGCAACGCCTGGGCCATCTGCAACGCCTGCTCGAAACCCAGCTGCAACCCGCTGCACGTGAACATTGTCACGTGGCGTCCTGGCGCGAAGGTAACCTGCTGCTAATTGTCACAGACGGCCATTGGGCGACCCGCTTGCGCTACCAGCAAAAACGCCTGCAACGGCAATTGATGGCCTTTGATGAGTTCGCCAGCCTGATGCGCATCCAGTTCAAGGTCCAACCACCCACCGTCCAGCAAGGCGCGGTGGGGCATACCATGGACTTGTCGGAAAACGCGGCCGAAACCATTCAGGCAACGGCCGACGGCATCAGCGACCCAGGCCTGCGCGCCGCACTGGAACGGCTCGCCGCCCACGCCAAGCCGAAGGCCTGA